The sequence below is a genomic window from Draconibacterium halophilum.
GGAGAATTTCAGCAATAACAATCTGGGTTGTGGCTTCAAAGTGCTCATACCCAGGCAGCGGCTCAAATTTATAGTTGCTTTTTTCCATCCTAATAGTTTTTTTTACGGGAATAATTCCACTAAAGAGAATTGTCTCCTAATGTAATAACTTTTGAAATTAACACATTGTCGTCAGAATAGTTTCCAAAGAGTGAAATATTGCTCGTAATTTAAAGTTTCGATGAAATGCGGCTTCTTGATAAATCGGAAATTGTACGTTAGTTCAGAAACGGTTAGTGCGAACGAACTCCATCTTTTTGTCTGGTAAAAAAGGGGGCGGCTTATTTCTATAAACGCATCAATTTTTAGAGATTATAATACCATTTGCAATTGCCCGGGCTCCTTCGTGATCGAAAATCTTATTATCAGACGGATAATTTATAACCCCTTTTTTCTTTAACCATAAGGTTGTAGAGCCGCCTCCATCAAGATTCATTGCATCTTTACAATTTAACGCCTTCATTAAAATACCCAGTTCTTTTATCGTTAATCCATTGGCTCTATTCTTATGTCTCCCGTCGGCTGTTACAAAAAGCATTTCATAATCATTGGTAATTCCAATTGCCGAGCGCGGATGTTTCGTCAGGTTAAAAGATACTGAATCCGGCTCAATCAGTTTTCCCCGGGTTACAAGAACAGGTCCGGAAACCATAATATCTTCATAGTTCGTATGCCACTTCTTCCAATTGTTTTTCGGGAAAGCTGAAATAGTAACAGAATCGCCAACGGCTAATGCAGCCTCGCGAATAAATGCTTTTGACTCGGGATTAGGAGAAGTAACTACCTGGTTATTTACTTTCAGGAAAACGACCGCCCCACCCTTCTTCATATTAAAAAAGGTTCCATTAATTGCGGCCATTGCGTTGTGATTTTCAGCCATTTCGCTCAAAAGTATACGCGTAGAATCGGAATAAACTACCGACACGCCATATCTATTCTTTTTCAGATCGATTTTTAAAACACTGATGCGCTGCAAATCGTCAATGAATTTATTATTTCTCAGCGTATACCATGTAATTGAGTTGTTGATTTTTTCCTTCGACCAACTCTCGTTTGAGAATTTCCCAAGCTCCGATACATGGTCAACTTTTTGCGAAAATGTGGAACTACAAACAATAAGCAACACGATTCCAAACAGTAACTTCTTTATCATTTTCAGCTAAGCTTTAGGTTGGTAAACCGTCAAATTATTGCAAGATATAATGCCGGTTTTTTTCAATTTATTTATCAGGTGTACAAATTATACTTTATTGTTTAAAAGCCACGATAATCTTTATCAATAATTTGTAAAAAGAAATTTGTAATGATGAATTCGAAAACAATTCCGAGAGTTCTTTTCAAAAACAATATTTTGGTTCTGACATTTGATTTGGAAAAGGAAAAACCTCTTCCTGAACATACATGAGCTTAATTTTTTTAACTAAAAAAAGATCGCCCAACCTGACGATCTTTTAATTCTTTAGTATCTTTTTAAATCTGTTCGTTTGATAAAAAAAGACTGATTTCGAATCCATGTATTATCCACAAACTATTTTCTATAGCAGTATCAGCAAAATAATGATGACCAATAATGCTCCTCCCGAGATGTAAACTCCCGAAGCTCTAACGGCTTCTGCTGCAGCTTCAGAAACCGCAGGATTATCACTTTTGCTGTACTTCTTAAAATCTTTTTTTATCCCCCGCAATTCGCGTTTCATTTCTTTTCGCTCGTCTTTTGACAGTGCTTTTAAATCCATTTCATTGATCTCTGCCACGCGATCAACCATTTTGTTCAATTCGGCTTTTACTTCCGTTAAAGTCTCTGATTCTTTCGCACTCTTAACATCCTCGTTTGCTTTCAAGTTTGATGGAAGTACCACCAGTAAAAAAGCCATTGTGATAAAACTCAAAATTAATTTTTTCATTACTTCTCTTTTTAATTGTTACCTATTGGAGGATAATAATGATTGCTAATCAAAAAGTAAGCAGAAGAATTACTTATGAATCACAAACTGCCCCTACAGCCTCTTACGAACTAATTTACAATGCATTACAAAATCATGTTTTTCAATTCGGCAACGATCTATGCTTGGTAAAGTGTAGAAAAATTTCGCAGTACTTACTCAATGTGTAGAAAATAGAAGGTTTAAAAATACACCACCAAGATTTAGCAAAAGCAGTTTTTTGTAATAGGTATATCCGGGCACTTAACATTTGCCCGGTGTTTTTCTTTCATTCAGGTTAAATTTACATTCTGACTTTTATATCGTAAAAGCTTCTTCGTCAGATATTTGAATTCTGTGAGGAGCCGCTGAGTTTGTATAGCCAGTTATAAATACTTCTTCTGCAACTGAAAGAAATGGGCTAAGGGAAGATGAGTTTGTTGTTATAAATTTAACAACTACTAAAACCATACAAACTAAGTTTATTCGGATTGTTAATTTTATTGAAAAATGAGTTCAAGATTCTTTATTTCGGGAAGCTAAACATATAATAACATTGGCATTGCGAACGCCGTGAAGTAATTTTTTTATTCAAAATTATTTTTGCCTAACACCAATGTTTATAGAAGAAGGATTGATTGAACGATTAAATGATTTAAGTTTTTCCACCAGGATGCCAGTATCCATGCTCTTATCGAAAAAATAATCTGCGCCCATTCTTAAGGAACTATTTTTTGCTTGAGTATTCAGCGTCAAAATCATCACGGTAATATCCATTTTAGCTTCTCGTATATTTTTCAGAATATCTAAGCCACTTCCGTCGGGGAGTTTTATATCCAAAATAACAAATTCCGGCTTTTCTTTTTTTATCATCTCAAACGCTCCTTCGTGTGTTCCTAAACTACCTGCAAGTTTCAAGTTTTCGAAATTGTCTATTTTTTCACTTATCCATTGGCTTACAGCAAGATTGTCTTCAATTAACACAATTTTTGCCGGGAGGGATTTTATCGTTTCATGATTTACTGATGTTACCATAATTATTAAACTTAATTGTCTTACATCGTAAAAAAAACAAAATCATCATTGTTTATTTTGCGGAAATTCAGCTATAAAAGATTGATGTGCTTTTCCAGCACGGTCAAAACTTGTTCTCTTCCAACTGGTTTCGAGAGAAAATCGACGCACCCAGCTTTTAAGGCTTTTTGTTTTTCGTCATCGAGAACATAGGCAGAATAGGCCACAATAGGAATTTCCTGGCGTATCGCCTTAATTTTAAAAGTGGCTTCGAAACCATCCATAACAGGCATTTGCAAATCCATAATTATTATATCAAAAGTAGGATCCTTGCTGTAAATCTCCAGTGCTTCTTTCCCATTTGAGGCATGTACCAGCTGGCACCCCTCTTTGTTCAAAACGGCTTCGAGAAAAAGGTAGTTTGTGATTTCGTCTTCGGCAATTAATATTTTTTTACCATTTAAATTTAAACCGCTTGAATTCCCGTCACGTGTATTTTTTGATTTTTCAGGCTCCTTGTCAACCGGAATAAATGGTACAGAAAAGTAAAAAGTTGTACCTTCTCCAGGAGTAGAATCAAACCAGATGTTTCCTCCCAGTTTGTCCACAAGTTTTTTTGATATTGTTAATCCAAGTCCTGTTCCTTCATGAATTCTCCCTTTAGTAAGCTCTGCTTGTCTGAATGGCTCATAAATACAGTCTTTGTATTTTGGGTCAATTCCAACTCCTGTATCTGCAACCGAAAAAATAAGATTATTGCCATTTACCATGGTTGTCAATATAACTTTTCCTTGCGTTGTGAATTTATAGGCATTATTAACCAGGTTTTTTAGAATCTGAAAGAGCTTGGTTTTATCAATTACAATTTGCTGATTTTTTAAAGAAGAGTCTATTTTATGATCGAACAGAATATCGGGGTTTTCAAATCGGATTTTCTGCTTTTTTACAAATACTTGCAATTCTTCACTCAATTCAACTTCATCTTCGAAGTTGGTGAGTATTCCACAATCTAATTTCGAGGCTTCAACCAGGTCGGTAACTGTATTTATAAGCCGATCGCTACTTTTTTGCATCGTTTCAACAAAATGCCTTTTTTCTTCTTTCGTAAAATTGTAATTATCGTCATCAAAAAAATCGACAAATCCTAAAATTCCATTTAGTGGTGTGCGAATTTCGTGACTAATATTGTTTAAAAAAGCCGTTTTTAATTTTTCCGACTCTTCCGCTTTTTCTTTTGCCGCAATCAAATCCGTCTCCATTTTTTTACGTGCTGTAATATCATCGATAGTTGCCAGGTAAGTGCTTTTCCCATTCTTTTTCAAAAAGGAAGTAGAAATCAGCATGGTCTTTTTTACCACGCTACCATTTTCAATCAGATCAATTGTAATTTCCTTTTTGTTGTATTCTGTACCCTTCGAAATTGTATTTTTGAGAATCTCTGCAAGCTGGCAGTTCAAACAAGAATCAGTAAATCCACAAATAGTAGAAGCTCCTTTTGTTTTTACACAATTAATTACATTTCCAATCAGCTTGTTTACAATATCATTTACCCCAATACCAAATTTTAATAATCCTTTTTGATTAATTCTTAAAACTTTTGAATCTTCATCAAAAAGAATCATCGTGGAAGGCGCTTTATTAAAAATGGTTTTGAGTTCGAATTCATTCTCTTGTGTTATTTTTTGTAATTCTACTAATTGCTTTTCATAATTTTTTCGTTTGGTAATATCTCGCCCACTACTCAAAACCAACACCTTAGAATCAATAGTAATTATTTTGGATATTATTTCAACATCCAGCTGCTGGTTGTCTTTCGAAAAATAAGTTGTTTCGAAACCAAGCCGTCCCCCTTTTTTTATCTTAGCAATCCTTGTTTCCCAATTTTCAATAATATCCTCAGACGCAAAATCCCTCACATTCATCAATGCAAATTCTTCTTTTGAATATCCGAGTCTTTCACAAGCAAATTCGTTTACTTTTAAAATATTTCCTTCAAAATCGTGCAGAAACATTGCATCGCTCAATTCATTAAACAATAATTCGAACTTTTTTAATCGTTTTGTCTTTGCTTGCTTTTCTTTCACCTTTAATCCCATGAGATTTCTATTACACAACTCTAAAATTTCAGGTTACAAATATTTAAAAGATAATAGTGGGTTACAATAAGCAAAGTGCTTAAAAATGGAAAGGAATGTTCGTATTTACCTATTGTGAAAATAGAAATAGCACAACGAAAATGATGGAAATTGTTTATTAAATATATTCAATTATCGAGCGTTGTAAGCCCGGAACGGATGGCATACTTGGTTAATTCCGGCAAAGTGCGCAATTCTAATTTGTCCATAATATTCTTACGATGCGTGTCGACGGTTTTTGAACTTAAAAACAGTATTTCTCCAATTTCCTTCGACGATTTTCCTTCAGCAATTAATTGTAGGACTTCTTTTTCGCGCATACTTAGCCCGCTTTCGGCATTTTCCTGAGAGCTATCAACTAATTCATTTAGTATTATTCCTGAAATTTGTTGACAAACATATTTTTGGTTTGCCAGAACTGTTTTAATTGCTTTAATTAGTTCTCCAGAGGCCGAATCTTTTAATATATAACCAAACGCTCCGGCTTTTAACATACCAGACACAAATCTCTTATCAGAATACATAGAAAGGGCAATTACCTTACAATCGGCATTTTCCACAACAATTTGCCGGGTTGCTTCAATCCCGTTTAAACCAGACATCGCAACATCCATAACCACCACATCAGGTTTTAGTTTGGTGCATAACTCCATGGCTTGCCTTCCATTTTCAGCTTCTCCAATTACGCTCATATTGGCATTTTTTTCAATAATATTTCGAAGCCCGTCGCGAAGAATTTTATGGTCGTCTGCTAATACTATTTTTATTCCCATTGCCATAACCGTTATATTTCTAAAGGTACAAAAATTTCAACTTGAGTACCTTTCCCTTTTTCTGAATAAATCGAGATATTTCCATCAAGATTTTGAACACGTTCTCTAATGGTAAAAAGCCCAAATCCGCCTTTACCTATTTTTGCTTTTGGTAATGCGTTTACATTAAATCCCACCCCATCATCAGCGACATCAATTTGTAACAAATTATCAGTTACATCTATTTTTATTTTCAAAAAATCTGCTCTGGCATGTTTCACGGTGTTGTTTACCAACTCCTGTATAATTCTGAATATAAGAATCAGATTCGACTCAGAGAGTTCAAGTTCTTCTAAACTAGTGATAAATACCGTTTCTATAGGATGTTCATTTTGAATTTTCTCAACCAACCAGTGCATGGTTTCAATTAATCCTAATTCATATAATATTGGCGGGCTTAAGTCAAATGTAATTTTTCGTGTGTTCTCCAGAGCTTCAGAAATATAGTTCACCACTGTCTTTAGCTCGGTTTGTGTGTTCGAATTGGAGATTTCGCTTAGAATATCTGTCAGTTTCATCTTGGAGACAACTAAGAGCTGACTCAAATGATCATGAATATTTACGGCAATTTCTTTACGCTGTTTTTCTTCCACTAAAGATATTTCTGTTGTTAATTTTTTAAGCGTCTTATGATAGTTTTCTATTTCTTGTTCCCGTTCAATACGCTCTGTAATAGTACGCGAGGTGGAAACGATTTTAACCAACTCGTTTTTATTATTAAATACCGGCTGGCGCTTCGATTCCATCCACTCATATTCACCATCTTTTGAAATAAACCTGTAATTTAAGGAAATTGATAAACCGGACTTGAGCCTGTTCCAATAAGAATCAGCTACTACTAATTGAGTATCTTTAGGGTGAAAGAAAGTACAGGATTTTTTACCAAGTAATTCATCTGGTTCATAACCACTAACATTCTTAATGGAAGGACTCACGTAGACAAATCTTCCTTCCTTATCAAGTAATGAAATTACATCGGTTGTATTTTCTGCCAATAACCGGTACTTTTTTTCACTTTCAATTATTCGCTTTTCGGTTTTTTTTTGCTTTGTAACATTCTGTACAGTAGAAATCATAAGGTTTTGCTCGTGCACAGGAATATTTTGTGCATTGATAAACCGCCTCTCTCCATTCTTTGTTGTTATTTCAATACCTTCCCACTGCATTTTTTTTAGATCGCCACTTTTAATTTCTTCCAACACTTTAGTTTTAATACTATCTCTATATTTTCTTTCCGGATAAACATGTTCAAAAAAGCTATCTTGCGTATCCAAATACTTTTCAGGCCAACCATAAATTTCAGAGAACTTCTTGTTCATAAAAATTGCCTTACCATCATCTATCTTATTCACCGCCAATCCTATTGGCAGGTTTTTCAAAATAGTTTCTATAAAAATATTTCGTTCGTGTAATCTTTTTTTAACGCGATCATTTTCATCTGCAAGATTACTCAAGTAATCCTTTTGAAGTTCAAGCTCTCGAATGGATTTTATTTTAGCCTTCACTTCACGTTGAATTAGAGCAAACAAAAGAACAGATGTAATAAACACAAACCCAAGTCCTTTGTAAGTTTGAACAGTGGTTAGAAACTCGATGGAAAGAGTCTTTTCAAAAATGGATGTAATTACGTGATCGGAAAAAATAATGTAGGAAGAACTGATAAAGAGATAAATCAATGAAATCTTTAAGGAGATGTAGTACCTGCTGAATAGTTTACTAGTTGCCATAAATAAGTATAAATCAAAATTTATAGTGTTAAGGGCATAAAACCGAACAACACTAAGCGCCTAAATTACAACAATATACCTCATGTAATTGTTCTTCAAATGGTTAAAACAACACTTTACACTTATGGAAAAACGGTATTGTTCCTTCAACCGTTTTTTAGGTGCTTAATTACCCTACCTGGCTATTTTGCGGACTTTACTCTTGTTTTATTTTAATATGGTTTCCGATTCAGCCACTGCAATTTTCGAGTCGGCAGTACCATAATACAAGAACCACTTATTTTTAAACCGGGCTAATCCTTCAACAAAACAAACGTTGTTAACCTGGCCGGTTATTTCGTAGGGCTGATTTGGCGTGATAAAATAATTTTCCAATCGATCCAAGACGATTGTCGGATCATTTTTATCGGTTAATATTTGGCCGGCAGCATAAGAGCCTTGTGCCAGATTAGGATCGCCAAAGGTTGGGCTGTTTTTACTGTTGTAAATAAACAGGAATCCGTGCTCGGTTAACAAGGCAGGCGGACCGGGCTCAACAAGTTCACTGTCGAATTTCCCTCTTCGTGTTGAAAATAAGATCTTAAAAGGAACGGTATAGTTGCGCATTTCATCAAGCACCATTTTTTCGGGATTGGTTTCCAGCAGAGGGTACCAATCAATTAGGTTATCTGAAGTTGCCATGTAAATATTCGACTCTCCCCAGTACATCCAGTATTTTCCATTTACTTTTGTGGCTATCATTTTCCCGTTTTCTTCACGACATAAAACGGAACCTGATTTCGACCA
It includes:
- a CDS encoding PAS domain S-box protein, whose product is MATSKLFSRYYISLKISLIYLFISSSYIIFSDHVITSIFEKTLSIEFLTTVQTYKGLGFVFITSVLLFALIQREVKAKIKSIRELELQKDYLSNLADENDRVKKRLHERNIFIETILKNLPIGLAVNKIDDGKAIFMNKKFSEIYGWPEKYLDTQDSFFEHVYPERKYRDSIKTKVLEEIKSGDLKKMQWEGIEITTKNGERRFINAQNIPVHEQNLMISTVQNVTKQKKTEKRIIESEKKYRLLAENTTDVISLLDKEGRFVYVSPSIKNVSGYEPDELLGKKSCTFFHPKDTQLVVADSYWNRLKSGLSISLNYRFISKDGEYEWMESKRQPVFNNKNELVKIVSTSRTITERIEREQEIENYHKTLKKLTTEISLVEEKQRKEIAVNIHDHLSQLLVVSKMKLTDILSEISNSNTQTELKTVVNYISEALENTRKITFDLSPPILYELGLIETMHWLVEKIQNEHPIETVFITSLEELELSESNLILIFRIIQELVNNTVKHARADFLKIKIDVTDNLLQIDVADDGVGFNVNALPKAKIGKGGFGLFTIRERVQNLDGNISIYSEKGKGTQVEIFVPLEI
- a CDS encoding response regulator, with protein sequence MAMGIKIVLADDHKILRDGLRNIIEKNANMSVIGEAENGRQAMELCTKLKPDVVVMDVAMSGLNGIEATRQIVVENADCKVIALSMYSDKRFVSGMLKAGAFGYILKDSASGELIKAIKTVLANQKYVCQQISGIILNELVDSSQENAESGLSMREKEVLQLIAEGKSSKEIGEILFLSSKTVDTHRKNIMDKLELRTLPELTKYAIRSGLTTLDN
- a CDS encoding phosphodiester glycosidase family protein, which codes for MIKKLLFGIVLLIVCSSTFSQKVDHVSELGKFSNESWSKEKINNSITWYTLRNNKFIDDLQRISVLKIDLKKNRYGVSVVYSDSTRILLSEMAENHNAMAAINGTFFNMKKGGAVVFLKVNNQVVTSPNPESKAFIREAALAVGDSVTISAFPKNNWKKWHTNYEDIMVSGPVLVTRGKLIEPDSVSFNLTKHPRSAIGITNDYEMLFVTADGRHKNRANGLTIKELGILMKALNCKDAMNLDGGGSTTLWLKKKGVINYPSDNKIFDHEGARAIANGIIISKN
- a CDS encoding ATP-binding protein encodes the protein MGLKVKEKQAKTKRLKKFELLFNELSDAMFLHDFEGNILKVNEFACERLGYSKEEFALMNVRDFASEDIIENWETRIAKIKKGGRLGFETTYFSKDNQQLDVEIISKIITIDSKVLVLSSGRDITKRKNYEKQLVELQKITQENEFELKTIFNKAPSTMILFDEDSKVLRINQKGLLKFGIGVNDIVNKLIGNVINCVKTKGASTICGFTDSCLNCQLAEILKNTISKGTEYNKKEITIDLIENGSVVKKTMLISTSFLKKNGKSTYLATIDDITARKKMETDLIAAKEKAEESEKLKTAFLNNISHEIRTPLNGILGFVDFFDDDNYNFTKEEKRHFVETMQKSSDRLINTVTDLVEASKLDCGILTNFEDEVELSEELQVFVKKQKIRFENPDILFDHKIDSSLKNQQIVIDKTKLFQILKNLVNNAYKFTTQGKVILTTMVNGNNLIFSVADTGVGIDPKYKDCIYEPFRQAELTKGRIHEGTGLGLTISKKLVDKLGGNIWFDSTPGEGTTFYFSVPFIPVDKEPEKSKNTRDGNSSGLNLNGKKILIAEDEITNYLFLEAVLNKEGCQLVHASNGKEALEIYSKDPTFDIIIMDLQMPVMDGFEATFKIKAIRQEIPIVAYSAYVLDDEKQKALKAGCVDFLSKPVGREQVLTVLEKHINLL
- a CDS encoding glycoside hydrolase family 130 protein, which codes for MLNTLKFLLAPVLILIVFSQCSNEKQKTSQFLIPFTKNAEVNPCLNPGIDRSFICPVRKTEVFWEEKDVFNPASVVKEDTLFLLYRAEDVLGKYNGTSRIALAYSLDGYHFEKYNEPVLYPANDELKKYEWEGGCEDPRVVEDENGIYYMTYTAYDGDKARLFVASSADLRQWNKYGSVFKKAGDKYVDMWSKSGSVLCREENGKMIATKVNGKYWMYWGESNIYMATSDNLIDWYPLLETNPEKMVLDEMRNYTVPFKILFSTRRGKFDSELVEPGPPALLTEHGFLFIYNSKNSPTFGDPNLAQGSYAAGQILTDKNDPTIVLDRLENYFITPNQPYEITGQVNNVCFVEGLARFKNKWFLYYGTADSKIAVAESETILK
- a CDS encoding response regulator, with amino-acid sequence MVTSVNHETIKSLPAKIVLIEDNLAVSQWISEKIDNFENLKLAGSLGTHEGAFEMIKKEKPEFVILDIKLPDGSGLDILKNIREAKMDITVMILTLNTQAKNSSLRMGADYFFDKSMDTGILVEKLKSFNRSINPSSINIGVRQK